From one Mytilus edulis chromosome 1, xbMytEdul2.2, whole genome shotgun sequence genomic stretch:
- the LOC139529757 gene encoding uncharacterized protein produces the protein MQPFLLSSSLLSFIIGLLVVGYSESYRSYRSYYSYRSYRSYYSYRSYRSYRSFRSYRYSYRDYSYDNYDSSSNSTNAGIILGGVIGGLFGICLFISCIVYCHAKYRTRTRRAVFATTGISTIGSPIIHPATPAYDGAAYQTEGDVNFNYPPPPYEAVATNNIYLSNVENVDSTSKVDLVNNEVKPQ, from the exons ATGCAGCCATTTTTGCTGTCATCAAGTTTACTGTCTTTCATCATCGGTCTCTTAG TTGTAGGATATTCCGAGTCGTACAGATCTTACAGATCTTATTACTCGTATAGATCTTACAGATCTTATTACTCATATAGATCTTACAGATCTTACAGATCTTTCAGATCCTACAGATATAGCTATAGGGACTACAGTTATGACAATTATGATTCTTCTTCAAATTCGAC GAACGCGGGTATAATATTAGGTGGAGTCATTGGTGGCCTGTTTGGTATATGTCTGTTCATATCTTGTATTGTTTATTGTCACGCCAAATACAGGACAAGGACAAGAAGAGCAGTATTTGCAACAACCGGTATTTCAACTATAG GAAGTCCAATAATACACCCTGCAACCCCAGCTTACGATGGAGCGGCATATCAAACAGAAGGAGACGTAAACTTTAACTACCCACCCCCACCATACGAAGCTGTCGCCACAAACAATATATACCTAAGTAACGTTGAAAATGTCGATTCAACTAGTAAAGTGGATTTAGTCAACAATGAAGTTAAACCACAGTGA